A genomic window from Bacillus mesophilus includes:
- a CDS encoding M3 family oligoendopeptidase yields the protein MRFEQFEYKRPNLEEIENSVSALLTKFDQAQTADEQNQIMKEINGLRNDYSTMYNISYVRHTIDTNDEFYQAENDFYDESNPIMQKVTTTFYKSLVSSPFRTELENKWGSHLFNLAELELKTFSPEVIEDLQTENKLTSEYTKLVASAKLTFEGEEKTLAQLYPFTITKDRDVRKKASELYYGFFAEHTDQFDEIYDKLVKVRTKIANKLGYNNFVELGYDRMLRTDYNAQDVAKFRDQVKEFIVPLATQLKERQRNRIGVDELYYYDEGFDFKSGNPEPKGSPEWIVENGKAMYSELSAETKEFFDYMIENNLMDLVAKKGKASGGYCTYINNYKAPFIFSNFNGTSGDIDVLTHEAGHAFQVYSSRDYEVPEYNWPTFEACEIHSMSMEFFTWPWMENFFKEDTEKYKFSHLSSALLFLPYGVAVDEFQHFVYGNPDATPQERKEEWTKLEKKYLPHRNHEENEYLLQGGFWQRQGHIFTTPFYYIDYTLAQICAFQFWVRARENKENAWQDYYTLCKEGGSKPFTELVKVANLDSPFEEGSVRAVVSEIEHFLNQINDSEL from the coding sequence ATGAGATTTGAACAATTTGAATATAAACGACCAAATCTAGAAGAAATTGAAAATAGCGTTTCTGCGTTACTAACCAAATTTGACCAAGCTCAAACAGCAGATGAACAAAACCAAATTATGAAGGAAATCAACGGGTTACGAAACGATTATAGTACCATGTACAATATTTCATATGTTCGTCACACAATTGATACGAACGATGAATTCTATCAAGCTGAAAATGATTTCTATGATGAGAGTAACCCCATCATGCAAAAAGTCACTACCACTTTTTATAAAAGTCTAGTTTCGTCACCGTTTAGAACTGAGCTTGAAAATAAGTGGGGAAGTCATCTATTTAATCTAGCAGAGTTAGAATTAAAGACTTTCTCACCAGAGGTGATTGAGGACTTACAAACTGAGAATAAGTTAACAAGTGAATATACTAAGCTTGTTGCCTCTGCGAAGTTGACGTTCGAAGGTGAGGAAAAAACATTAGCACAATTATATCCATTTACAATCACAAAGGACCGAGACGTTCGTAAAAAGGCAAGCGAGTTATATTATGGATTCTTTGCTGAACATACAGATCAGTTTGATGAAATTTACGATAAACTTGTTAAAGTTCGAACAAAGATCGCAAACAAACTTGGTTATAATAATTTTGTTGAATTAGGTTATGATCGTATGCTTAGAACAGATTATAATGCACAGGATGTTGCAAAATTTAGAGATCAAGTAAAAGAGTTTATCGTACCACTAGCAACACAACTAAAAGAACGTCAACGTAACCGAATCGGTGTAGATGAACTGTATTACTATGATGAAGGTTTTGATTTTAAGAGCGGTAATCCTGAACCAAAGGGAAGTCCTGAATGGATTGTTGAAAACGGAAAAGCAATGTACAGTGAGCTTTCTGCTGAAACAAAAGAATTTTTCGATTATATGATTGAGAATAATCTTATGGATCTAGTTGCTAAAAAAGGAAAAGCTAGTGGTGGTTATTGTACATATATAAATAATTACAAAGCTCCTTTTATCTTCTCGAACTTTAACGGGACTTCAGGTGACATAGATGTTTTAACACATGAAGCCGGTCATGCTTTCCAGGTATATTCGAGTCGAGATTATGAAGTGCCAGAATATAATTGGCCAACCTTTGAAGCATGTGAAATTCACTCAATGAGTATGGAATTTTTTACATGGCCATGGATGGAGAATTTCTTTAAAGAGGATACAGAAAAATATAAATTCTCTCATTTAAGTAGTGCCCTATTGTTCCTGCCTTATGGAGTCGCAGTAGATGAATTTCAGCATTTTGTTTATGGAAATCCAGATGCGACACCACAAGAGCGTAAAGAGGAATGGACCAAACTAGAGAAAAAATATTTACCTCACCGAAATCATGAAGAAAATGAGTACTTGTTACAGGGTGGATTCTGGCAAAGACAAGGGCATATCTTTACGACACCATTCTATTATATTGACTACACGTTGGCACAAATTTGTGCATTTCAATTTTGGGTACGTGCTAGAGAAAATAAGGAAAATGCATGGCAGGATTACTATACACTATGTAAAGAGGGTGGAAGTAAGCCATTTACTGAATTAGTAAAGGTAGCTAATCTTGATTCACCGTTTGAGGAAGGTTCAGTTAGAGCCGTTGTTTCAGAGATTGAACATTTCCTTAACCAAATAAATGACTCAGAGCTTTAA
- the motA gene encoding flagellar motor stator protein MotA: MDKASFIGLILGLAGLLIGMVTKGVPMGVLLNIPAIFIIMVGTFGAVTIAFPGHELKKVPKLLKIIFTDKGSVQVIDLIPTFVNWANIARKEGLLALEAQVNEVEDSFLKNGLSLAIDGQSPEFIRDVMDEEIEAMEERHLTGAGIFTQAGTYAPTLGVLGAVVGLIAALGNMADIDALGAAIAAAFVATLFGIFFGYVIYHPFANKLKRKSRDEARVKRVMIEGVLSVLDGQSPTMLEQKLISYLPQYEREQYFASQGGGKQDE, from the coding sequence ATGGATAAAGCTTCTTTTATTGGTTTAATTCTCGGACTAGCAGGTTTATTAATAGGAATGGTAACTAAAGGAGTTCCGATGGGAGTTCTATTAAATATTCCCGCTATCTTCATCATCATGGTTGGAACGTTTGGTGCTGTTACCATTGCCTTCCCTGGTCATGAACTAAAGAAAGTTCCTAAACTATTAAAAATAATATTTACTGACAAAGGAAGTGTTCAAGTTATTGATCTTATTCCAACCTTTGTAAATTGGGCTAATATTGCTCGTAAAGAAGGACTACTCGCTCTTGAAGCACAAGTTAACGAAGTAGAAGATTCCTTTTTAAAAAATGGTCTTAGCTTAGCCATTGATGGGCAATCCCCTGAATTTATCCGCGATGTGATGGATGAGGAAATAGAAGCTATGGAAGAACGTCATCTCACTGGTGCAGGTATATTTACTCAGGCTGGTACTTACGCTCCCACACTTGGAGTTCTAGGGGCAGTTGTTGGTTTAATCGCTGCTTTAGGAAACATGGCTGACATTGATGCACTTGGTGCTGCTATTGCTGCTGCGTTCGTAGCAACACTATTTGGGATTTTCTTTGGATATGTCATTTATCATCCATTTGCAAACAAGTTAAAACGCAAATCACGCGATGAAGCTCGTGTTAAACGCGTGATGATTGAAGGGGTATTATCCGTATTAGACGGGCAATCTCCTACGATGCTAGAACAAAAATTAATTAGCTATCTACCACAATATGAGCGCGAACAATACTTTGCATCTCAAGGTGGTGGTAAACAGGATGAGTAA
- the motB gene encoding flagellar motor protein MotB, with protein MSKKKKKHHHEEHVDESWLIPYADLLTLLLALFIVLFASSSVDAQKFQQMAESFSSAFNGGTGLMEYPSPLPEDQPQSLNEEDAQNKDNENPEFDKEEQNELRELQEQNELKELQEKINKYIDAKQLDTRLETTLTDEGLLITILNDVFFDSGVAEVKLNEESLVKDLSELLVSDPPRNVIISGHTDNVPISNSQFDSNWHLSVMRAVNFMKLLLDNESLDERRFSAKGFGEYQPVDTNDTKDGRANNRRVEVLILPNEFKE; from the coding sequence ATGAGTAAAAAGAAGAAAAAGCATCATCATGAGGAACATGTAGATGAAAGCTGGCTCATTCCTTATGCAGACTTATTAACACTATTACTTGCACTGTTTATCGTGTTATTTGCAAGTAGTTCTGTAGACGCTCAAAAGTTTCAACAAATGGCTGAGTCATTTAGCTCTGCATTCAATGGAGGTACTGGACTCATGGAATATCCTAGTCCGTTACCTGAAGATCAGCCTCAATCCTTGAACGAAGAAGATGCCCAAAATAAAGATAATGAAAATCCTGAGTTTGATAAAGAGGAGCAAAATGAGTTAAGGGAACTCCAAGAACAAAATGAGTTAAAGGAACTTCAAGAGAAAATTAACAAATATATTGATGCTAAACAGCTTGATACACGTTTAGAAACGACGTTAACTGATGAAGGGTTGCTAATCACTATCTTAAATGATGTTTTCTTTGATTCCGGAGTTGCAGAAGTTAAGTTAAATGAAGAATCACTAGTAAAAGATCTTTCTGAACTATTGGTTAGTGATCCTCCACGTAATGTTATTATTAGTGGTCATACAGATAATGTACCAATTAGTAATTCACAATTTGATTCTAACTGGCATTTAAGTGTTATGCGTGCTGTTAATTTTATGAAGTTGTTGTTAGACAATGAAAGCCTTGATGAGCGTAGATTTAGTGCTAAGGGCTTTGGGGAGTACCAGCCTGTAGACACGAACGACACCAAAGATGGTCGTGCTAACAACCGAAGAGTAGAGGTTCTAATACTTCCAAATGAATTCAAAGAGTAA
- a CDS encoding MarR family winged helix-turn-helix transcriptional regulator, whose product MENRKDIDTSLKLFVVLSRAYRSVSDQANKSIASFGLNPTEFAVLELLYNKGETPLQQIGGKILIASGSITYVVDKLEQKGLLARKQCTKDRRVTYASLTDEGTAFMEKIFPEHEQFINEVESSLSLDEKEELISLLKKLGYGVNR is encoded by the coding sequence ATGGAAAATAGAAAAGATATTGATACGTCATTAAAGCTCTTTGTTGTCCTTTCTCGAGCTTATCGAAGTGTGAGTGACCAAGCAAATAAGTCTATTGCAAGCTTCGGGTTAAATCCGACAGAATTTGCTGTATTAGAGCTTCTGTATAATAAGGGAGAAACTCCGCTACAACAGATTGGAGGGAAAATCCTGATTGCTAGTGGCAGTATTACTTATGTAGTGGATAAGCTAGAACAGAAAGGTTTGTTAGCGCGTAAGCAGTGTACGAAGGATCGTCGTGTCACATATGCTTCATTAACTGATGAAGGTACGGCTTTTATGGAAAAGATTTTCCCAGAGCATGAGCAATTTATAAATGAAGTGGAATCTTCCTTGTCTCTTGATGAGAAGGAAGAATTAATCTCCTTATTAAAGAAGCTTGGCTATGGTGTGAATCGGTAA
- a CDS encoding phosphotransferase enzyme family protein — protein MEQSVDRLFSEDLVHKAGQGYGADTKEYRKLGDFESYIFEVSYHGKPTILRLTHSSHRSPGQIEAELEWVNYLHQNGVNVSKPYSSSEGSYVVTLPVEGSFFYASLFEKAPGNRIEIQSEMFNDNLFYEWGRTTGQLHRLTTSFEPSGVKRPQWDEEELLYPEKVLPFTDLQFNKVADQLVHTVKSLPKSKETYGLIHSDIHSGNFFLHEGKLQLFDFDDSQYFWFVHDIAIPIYYSAWYKFQNGNKQERTEFSKVLLEQFLKGYEKEFHIDHSILKKLPLFLNLRDLVLFNVFHKKMDVENANERFKALLGEIKGRILSQDSIVDLNV, from the coding sequence ATGGAACAGAGTGTGGATCGACTTTTTTCTGAAGACTTAGTTCATAAGGCTGGCCAAGGTTATGGAGCTGATACAAAGGAATATAGGAAATTAGGTGATTTTGAAAGCTACATTTTTGAAGTAAGCTATCATGGTAAACCAACCATCTTAAGACTTACACATAGCTCACATCGATCACCAGGACAAATAGAGGCTGAGCTTGAATGGGTTAACTATCTACATCAGAATGGTGTAAATGTTTCAAAACCTTATTCTTCAAGTGAGGGAAGTTATGTGGTCACGCTTCCAGTAGAAGGTAGCTTTTTCTATGCAAGTCTATTTGAAAAGGCACCTGGTAATAGAATCGAGATTCAGTCAGAGATGTTTAATGACAATCTTTTTTATGAATGGGGTAGAACTACGGGTCAACTCCACCGGTTAACTACAAGCTTTGAACCATCAGGTGTGAAAAGGCCACAGTGGGATGAAGAGGAACTTTTATATCCAGAGAAGGTATTACCTTTCACAGACCTACAATTCAATAAGGTAGCAGACCAGCTAGTCCATACAGTTAAAAGTTTACCAAAAAGCAAGGAAACGTATGGTCTGATTCATAGTGATATCCATTCTGGTAATTTCTTCTTGCACGAAGGTAAGCTTCAATTATTCGATTTCGATGATTCCCAATATTTTTGGTTTGTCCATGATATAGCCATTCCCATCTATTATAGTGCTTGGTACAAATTTCAAAATGGTAATAAGCAGGAGCGAACTGAGTTTTCAAAAGTTCTATTAGAGCAATTTCTTAAAGGCTATGAGAAGGAGTTTCATATTGATCATTCGATCCTTAAAAAACTACCGTTATTCCTTAACTTAAGGGATCTTGTTCTATTCAATGTTTTTCATAAGAAGATGGATGTTGAAAATGCTAATGAACGATTTAAAGCTTTATTAGGTGAGATTAAAGGAAGAATATTATCCCAAGACTCGATCGTTGATTTGAACGTATAA
- a CDS encoding PhzF family phenazine biosynthesis protein, with the protein MRMLNYNLLDVFTTTLFGGNQLAVFSNGEGLTSEQMQMIAKELNLSETVFLFPPTTERRHFKLKIFTPAMELPFAGHPTIGTAFLLGEKKMTPYSHDGLTALTVEENIGLVPLHLYAENGEITKAEMIQPIPEVTDQMLDYKACATLLSLDEQDLDTELPIQTISAGIPFLFIPIKSLEAMKKIQFRMDVWQKLFSNDENKRHIFAFSVETEQEDAHVHSRMFAPAMGISEDPATGSASGPLGFYLVENKLIEHHDGLITIISEQGIEMGRPSRIEITLERIEGKISKVLVGGSAVIIGEGSLRLP; encoded by the coding sequence ATGAGAATGTTGAATTATAACTTACTAGATGTTTTTACGACTACTTTATTTGGAGGCAATCAGCTCGCTGTATTTTCGAACGGGGAGGGGCTCACTTCAGAACAAATGCAAATGATTGCAAAAGAATTAAACCTTTCTGAAACTGTCTTTCTTTTTCCACCGACAACAGAGCGTCGACATTTTAAATTGAAAATTTTTACTCCAGCGATGGAACTTCCATTTGCAGGTCACCCCACGATTGGTACAGCCTTTTTGCTAGGTGAGAAAAAGATGACTCCATACTCTCATGATGGATTAACCGCTTTAACAGTGGAGGAGAATATAGGGCTAGTGCCATTACATTTATATGCTGAAAACGGTGAGATTACAAAGGCCGAGATGATTCAACCGATACCTGAAGTAACAGATCAAATGTTAGATTATAAAGCTTGTGCAACATTGCTTTCACTAGATGAACAAGATTTAGATACTGAACTTCCCATCCAAACCATTTCAGCTGGTATTCCATTTTTGTTCATACCAATCAAGAGTCTTGAGGCTATGAAGAAAATTCAATTTCGAATGGATGTATGGCAGAAACTATTTTCTAACGATGAAAACAAACGACATATCTTTGCATTTTCAGTGGAGACAGAGCAAGAGGATGCCCATGTACATAGTCGGATGTTTGCCCCAGCGATGGGAATAAGTGAAGACCCCGCAACTGGTAGTGCTAGTGGTCCATTAGGCTTCTATTTGGTTGAAAATAAGCTCATTGAACACCATGATGGTCTAATCACTATAATAAGTGAACAAGGAATTGAAATGGGTCGACCTAGTAGAATTGAAATCACATTAGAAAGAATAGAGGGGAAGATTAGTAAAGTTCTTGTAGGCGGTAGTGCTGTAATTATTGGGGAAGGTTCATTACGGCTACCTTAA
- a CDS encoding aspartyl-phosphate phosphatase Spo0E family protein, with protein sequence MQDEIGNNLSLLLEKINLKREEMISTAMQTSFTSEETIKCSQELDQLIIHYQTYKILENRVGFYQSVLNTISLFVMQPILSINKIK encoded by the coding sequence TTGCAAGATGAGATTGGTAATAACTTAAGCCTGTTACTAGAGAAGATAAACTTAAAAAGAGAAGAAATGATCTCAACAGCTATGCAAACAAGTTTTACTAGTGAAGAAACAATCAAGTGTAGCCAAGAACTAGATCAATTAATTATCCACTATCAAACATATAAAATATTAGAAAATAGAGTAGGTTTTTATCAATCTGTACTAAATACGATTTCATTGTTTGTCATGCAACCTATTCTTTCAATAAATAAAATAAAGTAA
- a CDS encoding YkvA family protein, which produces MGSIKNDLPAKGVKQYRTKALQYINDRKKAKELITEATKKTKSEVGRVESFRNQLLLLVDAFDDWVSGRYREVPYKTLSLIVIGILYFVVPTDLIPDIFIGAGYIDDATMIAFIFRQIEQDLHKYRLWKQHQNPNAVETHTTIQTEDE; this is translated from the coding sequence ATGGGAAGTATAAAAAATGACTTGCCCGCTAAAGGAGTCAAGCAATATAGGACTAAGGCATTACAATATATAAATGATCGAAAAAAAGCGAAGGAGCTAATTACTGAAGCTACTAAAAAGACAAAATCCGAAGTAGGAAGAGTGGAAAGTTTTCGTAATCAACTTCTTTTACTGGTTGATGCTTTCGATGATTGGGTTTCTGGTAGATATCGAGAGGTCCCTTATAAGACACTTTCATTAATTGTCATCGGAATTCTTTATTTCGTTGTTCCTACCGATCTAATTCCAGATATTTTTATTGGAGCAGGCTATATTGACGATGCCACGATGATTGCCTTTATATTTAGGCAAATTGAACAGGACCTTCACAAATATAGACTATGGAAGCAACACCAAAATCCAAATGCAGTTGAAACACATACTACTATTCAAACAGAAGATGAGTAA
- a CDS encoding divergent polysaccharide deacetylase family protein gives MSRIIYTFSLILVFFFIPSSISAETEAKKVAIIIDDFGNSMNGSKEILALPIPLTIAVMPFLETSKSDAEWAHRLGHDVIVHLPMEPLKGKKSWLGPGAITTDLSSDEVRLRVTAAIKDVPYAIGINNHMGSKVTADKRIMRIILEVCREQGLIFIDSKTSPKSVVAELANEIGVPYLENELFFDDVYTTQHIINQTKRLIKQLQVRDEVVAIGHVGPPGEKTAGVIKEFIPVIKTNARFVKAASLIEEREFIQEEKAQAPR, from the coding sequence ATGTCACGTATTATATACACTTTCTCGTTAATCCTCGTGTTTTTCTTTATTCCAAGTTCAATCAGTGCAGAGACAGAGGCTAAAAAAGTAGCCATTATAATTGATGATTTCGGGAACAGTATGAACGGTTCTAAAGAAATTTTAGCTTTACCTATACCACTTACGATTGCAGTTATGCCTTTTTTAGAAACATCAAAATCAGATGCAGAATGGGCTCATCGACTTGGGCATGATGTAATTGTTCATCTACCAATGGAGCCTCTTAAGGGAAAGAAAAGTTGGTTAGGACCAGGTGCAATTACGACTGATTTATCTTCAGATGAAGTTCGACTTCGTGTAACAGCTGCAATCAAGGATGTGCCTTATGCAATTGGAATTAATAATCATATGGGATCAAAAGTAACAGCCGATAAAAGAATCATGCGAATCATCTTGGAGGTTTGTCGTGAGCAAGGACTTATTTTCATAGATAGTAAAACTAGTCCTAAAAGTGTAGTTGCTGAATTAGCAAATGAAATTGGAGTCCCCTATTTGGAGAATGAATTATTCTTTGATGATGTATATACAACCCAACATATTATTAACCAAACAAAAAGGTTAATTAAGCAACTACAAGTGAGAGATGAAGTGGTTGCTATTGGACACGTTGGACCTCCTGGTGAGAAAACAGCTGGAGTTATTAAGGAGTTTATCCCTGTTATAAAAACGAATGCCAGGTTTGTAAAGGCAGCCTCTCTTATAGAAGAAAGGGAGTTTATACAAGAAGAAAAGGCGCAAGCGCCCCGTTAA
- a CDS encoding 1,2-dihydroxy-3-keto-5-methylthiopentene dioxygenase: MATIRIHGSDEVIEDQVKVAEFLNSNEVIYEQWDISKLPAHLSENFQLSDEQKNEILEVFNAEIKDISERRGYQTADVIALSDATPNLDQLLTNFQKEHHHTDDEVRFIVSGHGIFIIQGKDEVFFDVRLEPGDLISVPENVRHFFTLQEDRKVVAVRIFVTPEGWVPIYEQDEVNA; the protein is encoded by the coding sequence ATGGCAACAATTCGTATTCATGGTAGTGATGAGGTTATTGAGGATCAGGTAAAGGTAGCTGAATTTTTAAATAGTAATGAAGTTATATATGAGCAATGGGATATTTCAAAATTACCAGCTCATTTAAGTGAAAACTTCCAGTTATCTGATGAACAAAAGAATGAAATACTTGAAGTGTTTAATGCTGAAATTAAGGATATATCGGAAAGAAGAGGCTATCAAACTGCTGATGTTATTGCATTATCGGATGCAACGCCTAATCTTGATCAGCTTTTAACTAACTTCCAAAAAGAGCATCATCACACAGATGATGAGGTTCGTTTCATTGTAAGTGGTCATGGAATCTTTATCATTCAAGGAAAAGATGAAGTGTTCTTTGATGTTAGATTAGAGCCAGGTGATTTAATTTCAGTACCAGAAAATGTCCGTCACTTCTTTACTCTTCAAGAAGATCGTAAGGTTGTAGCGGTTCGTATATTTGTTACTCCAGAGGGCTGGGTACCAATTTATGAGCAGGATGAAGTGAACGCTTAA
- a CDS encoding methylthioribulose 1-phosphate dehydratase codes for MSAIQERWNELADIKDELAWRDWFPGTSGNLSIKVTEEPLTFLVTASGKDKRKRTEEDFLLVNNEGLPVENTHLKPSAETLLHTEVYNRTKAACCLHVHTVDNNVMSDLFYEQGEIVFQKQELIKAFGLWEEDATFTVPIIYNHAHIPTLTQEFIPHITGDTGAVLIQNHGITVWGRTPLEAKRYLEACEFLFSFELKRLMLKNIR; via the coding sequence ATGAGTGCGATCCAAGAGAGATGGAATGAGCTAGCTGATATCAAGGATGAATTAGCATGGAGAGATTGGTTTCCGGGAACAAGCGGGAATTTATCTATTAAAGTAACAGAAGAGCCTTTAACATTCCTAGTAACAGCAAGTGGAAAAGATAAACGAAAACGAACTGAGGAAGATTTCCTTTTAGTGAATAATGAAGGACTCCCTGTAGAGAACACTCATCTAAAGCCGTCTGCAGAAACACTGCTTCATACAGAAGTGTATAACAGAACTAAAGCTGCATGTTGCCTACATGTCCATACCGTAGACAACAATGTGATGTCAGATTTATTCTATGAGCAAGGTGAGATTGTCTTTCAAAAGCAGGAGCTTATCAAAGCATTTGGACTGTGGGAAGAAGACGCAACCTTTACAGTTCCTATTATTTACAACCATGCCCATATCCCAACTTTAACTCAGGAATTTATTCCTCATATTACAGGAGATACCGGTGCAGTGTTAATACAAAATCATGGTATTACAGTGTGGGGGAGAACCCCACTTGAAGCCAAAAGATATCTAGAAGCATGTGAATTCCTATTTAGCTTTGAACTAAAGAGGCTTATGCTCAAAAACATTCGTTAA
- a CDS encoding 2-hydroxy-3-keto-5-methylthiopentenyl-1-phosphate phosphatase, with product MMNSVIFCDFDGTITETDNIIALMKQFAPPEWNGIKDQVLSQEISIQEGVGKMFSLLPSTLKEEIIDFLKETAIIRKGFADFVNFTKEEDIRLYIVSGGIDFFVYPLLEGLISKEFIYCNESDFSNEKIKILWPNSCDETCENGCGCCKPTIIKRLAHEDDHIIVIGDSITDLQAAKQAHTVFARDFLKEKLTELGIPFHPFETFHDVITYLQQQRVVKL from the coding sequence ATGATGAATTCAGTTATATTTTGCGACTTTGACGGGACAATTACTGAAACGGATAACATCATAGCATTAATGAAACAGTTTGCTCCTCCAGAATGGAATGGCATTAAAGACCAAGTCCTATCCCAAGAAATATCCATTCAAGAAGGAGTCGGCAAGATGTTTTCGCTTCTTCCTTCCACTCTCAAAGAAGAAATTATTGACTTTCTTAAAGAGACTGCAATTATTCGTAAAGGATTTGCTGACTTTGTAAATTTTACAAAGGAAGAAGATATTCGACTTTACATTGTTAGTGGAGGAATTGATTTTTTTGTTTATCCACTACTAGAAGGGCTTATCAGTAAGGAATTTATTTATTGTAACGAATCTGATTTTTCTAATGAAAAAATTAAGATCCTATGGCCAAATAGCTGTGACGAGACATGTGAAAACGGATGTGGCTGTTGTAAACCTACTATTATCAAAAGACTAGCTCATGAAGATGATCATATTATTGTTATAGGTGATTCAATTACAGATCTTCAAGCTGCCAAGCAGGCCCACACGGTATTTGCCCGTGACTTTTTAAAGGAAAAGCTAACTGAGTTAGGCATACCTTTTCACCCATTTGAAACGTTTCATGATGTCATAACCTATTTGCAGCAACAAAGGGTGGTAAAGCTATGA
- the mtnW gene encoding 2,3-diketo-5-methylthiopentyl-1-phosphate enolase yields the protein MASVIATYLIHDAKGDLQKKGEGIALGLTIGSWTDLPQLQQEQLKKHKGEVVSVEELSDSSQVNQYLGKQVKRGFVKVAYPIANFSHDIPAILTTVFGKLSLDGEVKLIDLDFPQEVKQTFPGPTFGIDGIRAKLGVHDRPLLMSIFKGVIGRDLTYLREQLKEQLLGGVDLVKDDEILFENPLTPFEKRITTGKEVIKEVYETTGHKSLYAVNISGRTFDLLDKAKRAKELGADCLLFNVFAYGLDVLQALAEDKEVGIPIMAHPAVSGAFTPSEFYGIHNPLLLGKLLRYAGADFSLFPSPYGSVALKREEALGIASELTKEDSFKKPFPVPSAGIHPGLVPILFEDFGVDSVINAGGGVHGHPDGAIGGGKAFRAAITATQKGQTLTDAAEQDEYLKKAISLWGL from the coding sequence TTGGCAAGTGTCATAGCTACATATCTCATACATGATGCAAAAGGAGACCTTCAGAAAAAAGGGGAAGGGATTGCTCTAGGATTAACGATTGGATCTTGGACTGACCTTCCTCAGCTTCAGCAAGAGCAACTTAAGAAACACAAAGGCGAGGTTGTCTCGGTTGAGGAGTTATCTGACAGTTCTCAAGTTAATCAATATTTAGGGAAACAGGTAAAGCGCGGGTTTGTAAAGGTTGCGTATCCAATCGCTAATTTCTCACATGATATTCCAGCCATTTTAACCACCGTATTTGGAAAGTTATCACTGGACGGTGAAGTAAAATTAATCGATTTAGATTTCCCACAAGAGGTGAAACAAACATTTCCAGGTCCGACCTTTGGAATTGATGGTATCCGAGCTAAATTAGGAGTTCATGATCGACCCCTGTTAATGAGTATATTTAAGGGAGTAATTGGACGGGATCTTACTTATTTAAGAGAACAGCTCAAAGAGCAACTTTTAGGTGGAGTAGATTTAGTAAAGGATGATGAAATCCTTTTTGAAAATCCACTTACACCTTTTGAGAAACGAATTACTACGGGTAAAGAAGTAATAAAGGAAGTTTATGAAACGACTGGTCATAAATCTTTATATGCCGTTAATATATCAGGACGAACATTTGATTTACTAGACAAGGCAAAACGTGCAAAAGAACTAGGTGCAGACTGCTTACTATTTAATGTATTTGCTTACGGTCTTGACGTACTTCAAGCTTTAGCAGAAGACAAAGAGGTAGGTATCCCAATCATGGCACATCCAGCAGTTAGTGGTGCTTTTACCCCTTCAGAATTTTATGGTATTCACAATCCGTTATTGTTAGGGAAACTTTTACGATATGCTGGCGCTGACTTCTCACTGTTTCCATCGCCATATGGAAGTGTTGCTTTAAAAAGAGAAGAAGCACTAGGTATTGCATCAGAGCTTACGAAGGAAGATTCGTTTAAGAAACCTTTTCCTGTACCTTCAGCGGGAATTCATCCGGGACTTGTACCAATATTATTTGAGGATTTTGGTGTCGACTCAGTGATTAATGCAGGTGGAGGAGTTCACGGACATCCTGATGGTGCCATCGGCGGTGGAAAAGCGTTTAGAGCAGCAATTACAGCCACACAAAAAGGTCAAACCCTTACGGATGCTGCAGAACAGGATGAATATTTAAAGAAGGCAATCTCTCTATGGGGGTTGTAA